GACGGCGAATTCGGTCGGCGTCACGTTCCAGTACAACGACACCTCGGGCGGCCGCACCACCAGTGACGGCATGGCCTACGACGTGGACCACTCCACCGACGGCGTGCTGTTCCAGTACAACTACTCGCACGACAACGAGGGCGGCTTCTTCCTGCTCTGCCCGTACAACACCCCGACCAGCAACTTCACCATCCGGTACAACGTCTCGGTGAACGACAGGGCGCGCGGCTTCCAGATCTGCCCGGGCGCGCTGAAGAACGGTCAGATCCACAACAACACCATCTACCTGGCCGACGGCATCAGCCAGCAGATCGTCACCGAGGGGACCACGGCCGCACTGGACGTCCGGTTCAGCAACAACATCGTGGCCAAGCACGGCAGTTCGGGCACCGTCGGCTGGACGCTCAGCGACCCGGCCTTCAAGATCGACCGCAACGTGTTCTACGCCGTCCCGACCCCGGCGGGCGCGACCAACACCGTCACCGGTGCCCCGCTGCTCTCCGGCCGGGAGCTGGCCGACCCGTGGGGCTACCGCCTCGCGGCCGGGTCCTCCGCGCTCGGCACCGGCACGGCGGTCACCGGCAACGGCGGGCTCGACTGGTTCGGCAACGCCGTCCCGGCCACCGGAGCCGTCAACATCGGTGCCTACCAAGGTCCGGCGGTCACCGCCCCGAGCCTGGCCGACACCTTCAACACCGCCCCGGCCGGTGCCGCACCCGCCGCCTGGACCGTCACCGGACCGGCCGCCGGGGCGGTGGTCGGCGCCGATCCGTCCGGCGGCTACGGCTCGGCCCTGCTGCTGACCCGGCAGAGCTCGACCGAGGTCACCGCCGTCCGCTCCTTCGCCGCCGCCACCGGGGAGACCCGGGTGGACCTCCGGCTGCGCGCCGGGCAGACCACCGCACCGCTCGGCGTGCACCTGCTGGACGCGGCCGGGGCGCCGGTGGCGCAGTTCAGCCTCGCCGCCGACGGCAACGCCGCCTATACGGACAACGGCAGTTGGGCCGACGCACCGTTCGCCTACCCGCCGGGCAGCTGGCTCCGGGTCGCCCTGCTCCTGCACCCGGCCACCGGGACGTACGACGTCCTGGTG
This genomic interval from Kitasatospora gansuensis contains the following:
- a CDS encoding right-handed parallel beta-helix repeat-containing protein, giving the protein MSVPRTLRLLTVALAAALPIALATPVAAAPVTAYVDCSAPTNGSGTQAAPYNTLAAVNSLALEPGSAIRLKRGSTCLGTLAPVGSGSAAAPITIDAYGTGALPAVNANGAAQAVLLADQAYVELRNLDLSAPGDNTTSRRGVYVRATDAGTLPGIVLQGLDIHDVRGKLPAVTGAGAGTGKYADASGGIVIEAQGAGTPTAFAGLRVLDNRIHAVDRQGIYTWSNWCRNTRLAAFWNSLCSAAWAPSTDLVIRGNRLWDIGGDGIAPMTGQHTLVERNVLQGFNVRSGSPNAGMWTANSVGVTFQYNDTSGGRTTSDGMAYDVDHSTDGVLFQYNYSHDNEGGFFLLCPYNTPTSNFTIRYNVSVNDRARGFQICPGALKNGQIHNNTIYLADGISQQIVTEGTTAALDVRFSNNIVAKHGSSGTVGWTLSDPAFKIDRNVFYAVPTPAGATNTVTGAPLLSGRELADPWGYRLAAGSSALGTGTAVTGNGGLDWFGNAVPATGAVNIGAYQGPAVTAPSLADTFNTAPAGAAPAAWTVTGPAAGAVVGADPSGGYGSALLLTRQSSTEVTAVRSFAAATGETRVDLRLRAGQTTAPLGVHLLDAAGAPVAQFSLAADGNAAYTDNGSWADAPFAYPPGSWLRVALLLHPATGTYDVLVDDVQLATARLTSGAGAASQLRLRVQPGTPAAGFAVDDPLVQPLG